A single region of the Winslowiella toletana genome encodes:
- the mgtA gene encoding magnesium-translocating P-type ATPase has protein sequence MIDMAQQARSQKKYQTKSWPIANEAQVSIDSTFATLNTSQQGLTSQQAEVRLEQFGLNQVAQEKAPHALIQLLMAFKNPFIFVLMGLASISFFTDYWLPAQQGEETDLTGVIIMSVMIGLSGLLRFWQEFRTNKAADALKSLVRTQVTTRRRHADNSTPQWMYVNQQQLVPGDIISISAGDIIPADIKLIESQDLLVSQAALTGEALPVEKFCLNDQPQTAHEIGEGALPGLPNVCLMGTNVVSGHATAVVVATGNQSWFGSLAKNIVGKRAPTSFDRGVNSVSWLLIRFMFIMVPIVFVINGMTKGDWLDAALFAVAVAVGLTPEMLPMIVSTNLAKGAMAMARRKVVVKRLNAIQNFGAMDVLCTDKTGTLTQDHIALEQHLDVQGRPSRQVLDLAWLNSYHQSGLKNLMDRAVLEFARNRQDLPRNYRKVDELPFDFTRRRLSVTVSNEQGQHQLICKGALEEMLAITTHLSLNGKVEEMTPAWREEITQRAAELNQQGYRVLLVATRTMEHNNWYQRLKIDDERDLTLCGMLTFLDPAKESAAAAIQALQHNGVQVKILTGDNPLITAKICRDLGVDAGVPMLGDEIEQLDDEQLKPRIELHTIFAKLTPSQKERVVTLLQKNGHTVGFLGDGINDAAALRAADVGISVDSATDIAKESADIILLEKSLMVLEQGVLVGRQTFGNIIKYLNITASSNFGNVFSILVASAFIPFLPMLAIQLLLQNLIYDISQLALPWDKMDKEFVRKPRKWDAKNIGRFMLWMGPTSSVFDISTFALMWYIFGANNVDHQALFQSGWFIEGLLSQTLVVHMLRTQKIPFIQTRATWPIMLTTLLVVIIGIGLPFSPINSWFGLQALPLSYFPWLLATLLGYCLLSQGMKQLYMRKFGQWF, from the coding sequence ATGATCGATATGGCGCAACAAGCGCGCAGCCAGAAAAAGTATCAAACTAAAAGCTGGCCAATTGCCAACGAGGCGCAGGTCAGCATTGACAGCACCTTTGCCACTCTTAACACCAGTCAACAGGGATTAACCAGCCAGCAGGCCGAAGTCCGTCTTGAGCAATTTGGTCTAAACCAGGTGGCGCAGGAGAAAGCCCCACACGCGCTAATTCAGTTACTGATGGCGTTTAAAAATCCGTTTATTTTTGTGCTGATGGGTCTCGCCAGCATCAGTTTCTTCACCGACTACTGGTTACCTGCTCAGCAGGGTGAAGAAACCGATCTGACTGGCGTGATCATTATGTCAGTAATGATTGGGCTGAGCGGCCTGCTGCGTTTCTGGCAGGAGTTTCGCACTAATAAAGCGGCGGATGCGCTGAAATCACTGGTTCGCACGCAAGTGACCACTCGCCGTCGTCACGCTGATAATTCCACTCCGCAGTGGATGTACGTCAATCAGCAACAGCTGGTACCGGGCGACATTATTTCAATATCAGCAGGCGATATTATTCCAGCCGATATCAAACTGATTGAATCGCAGGATCTGCTGGTCAGCCAGGCGGCGCTGACCGGCGAAGCCTTGCCTGTGGAGAAATTTTGTCTTAACGATCAACCACAAACTGCGCATGAAATTGGTGAAGGTGCCCTGCCCGGCTTGCCAAATGTCTGCCTGATGGGCACCAATGTCGTCAGTGGCCACGCCACTGCGGTGGTGGTAGCGACCGGAAATCAGAGCTGGTTTGGCTCGCTGGCAAAAAACATTGTCGGTAAACGCGCACCCACGTCCTTTGACCGTGGAGTGAACAGCGTCAGCTGGCTGCTGATCCGCTTTATGTTCATTATGGTGCCGATCGTATTTGTGATTAACGGCATGACCAAAGGCGACTGGCTGGATGCGGCACTGTTTGCGGTAGCGGTGGCAGTAGGCTTAACCCCGGAAATGCTGCCGATGATCGTCAGCACCAATCTCGCGAAAGGTGCGATGGCGATGGCACGCCGTAAAGTGGTGGTTAAACGCCTGAATGCGATCCAGAACTTTGGCGCAATGGATGTACTGTGCACTGATAAAACCGGCACTCTGACCCAGGATCATATTGCCCTGGAGCAGCACCTGGATGTACAGGGACGTCCCAGCCGACAGGTACTTGATCTGGCCTGGCTGAACAGTTACCACCAGAGCGGACTAAAAAATCTGATGGACCGCGCGGTGCTGGAATTTGCGCGTAATCGTCAGGATCTGCCGCGCAACTATCGCAAAGTCGATGAACTGCCGTTTGATTTTACCCGTCGTCGCCTCTCCGTCACCGTCAGTAATGAGCAGGGTCAGCATCAGCTGATCTGCAAAGGTGCGCTGGAAGAGATGCTGGCAATCACCACTCACCTTAGTCTTAACGGCAAGGTTGAGGAAATGACGCCAGCGTGGCGTGAGGAGATCACTCAACGCGCAGCCGAGCTCAATCAGCAAGGTTATCGTGTGTTGCTGGTGGCGACCCGCACCATGGAGCATAACAACTGGTATCAGCGCCTGAAGATTGATGATGAGCGTGATTTAACCCTGTGCGGCATGCTGACCTTCCTCGACCCGGCGAAAGAGAGTGCCGCCGCGGCGATTCAGGCCCTGCAACACAATGGCGTACAGGTTAAAATTCTTACTGGCGATAACCCGCTGATCACCGCCAAAATCTGCCGCGATCTTGGCGTTGATGCGGGTGTGCCAATGCTGGGCGATGAGATTGAACAGTTAGATGATGAGCAACTGAAGCCGCGGATAGAACTGCACACTATCTTTGCCAAACTGACGCCGTCACAAAAAGAGCGCGTCGTGACGTTGCTGCAGAAAAACGGTCATACCGTTGGTTTTCTCGGCGACGGCATTAATGATGCGGCAGCGTTACGGGCAGCGGATGTCGGTATTTCCGTCGACAGCGCCACGGATATCGCTAAAGAGTCCGCAGATATTATTCTGCTGGAAAAAAGCCTGATGGTGCTGGAACAAGGGGTACTGGTGGGTCGCCAGACCTTTGGCAATATCATCAAGTATCTCAATATTACCGCCAGTTCCAATTTCGGTAACGTGTTCTCGATTCTGGTGGCCAGCGCATTTATTCCTTTTTTACCGATGCTGGCGATTCAGCTGCTGCTGCAAAACCTGATTTACGATATCTCCCAACTGGCACTGCCATGGGATAAAATGGATAAGGAGTTCGTTCGTAAACCACGCAAATGGGACGCCAAAAACATTGGTCGTTTCATGCTGTGGATGGGGCCAACCTCATCAGTGTTTGATATCTCCACCTTCGCACTGATGTGGTACATCTTTGGTGCCAACAATGTTGATCATCAGGCGCTGTTCCAGTCCGGCTGGTTTATTGAAGGATTACTGTCGCAGACGTTGGTGGTGCATATGTTGCGCACCCAGAAGATTCCGTTTATCCAGACCCGTGCCACATGGCCCATTATGCTGACCACTCTGCTGGTGGTGATTATCGGCATAGGTCTGCCATTCTCACCGATTAACTCATGGTTTGGCCTGCAAGCTTTACCGTTAAGCTATTTCCCATGGTTACTGGCAACTCTGCTGGGATACTGTCTGCTGAGCCAGGGCATGAAACAGCTGTATATGCGTAAGTTCGGCCAGTGGTTTTAA
- the acnB gene encoding bifunctional aconitate hydratase 2/2-methylisocitrate dehydratase, with the protein MLEEYRKHVAERAAEGIVPKPLDASQMAALVELLKTPPAGEEEFLSDLLINRVPPGVDEAAYVKAGFLAAVAKGEATSPLVTPEKAVELLGTMQGGYNIHPLIDALDDDKLAPIAAKALSHTLLMFDSFHDVDEKAKAGNPHAQQVLQSWADAEWYLSRPELAEKITVTVFKVTGETNTDDLSPAPDAWSRPDIPLHALAMLKNPREGIEPDDAGNVGPIKQIEALDKKGYPLAYVGDVVGTGSSRKSATNSVLWFMGDDIPYVPNKKGGGVVLGGKIAPIFFNTMEDAGALPIEVDVDNLNTGDVIDIYPYKGEVRNHDTDEVLANFELKTDVLLDEVRAGGRIPLIIGRGLTSRAREALGLPHSDVFRVAKDVAESSRGFSLAQKMVGRACGTEGVRPGQYCEPKMTSVGSQDTTGPMTRDELKDLACLGFSADLVMQSFCHTAAYPKPVDVSTHHTLPDFIMNRGGVSLRPGDGIIHSWLNRMLLPDTVGTGGDSHTRFPIGISFPAGSGLVAFAAATGVMPLDMPESVLVRFKGKMQPGITLRDLVHAIPLYAIKAGLLTVEKKGKKNIFSGRILEIEGLPDLKVEQAFELSDASAERSAAGCTIKLGKDPIIEYLNSNIVLLKWMIAEGYGDRRTLERRIQGMQKWLDDPQLLEGDADAEYAAVIDIDLADIKEPILCAPNDPDDARLLSDVQGEKIDEVFIGSCMTNIGHFRAAGKLLDAHKGQLPTRLWVAPPTKMDAAQLTEEGYYSVFGKSGARIEIPGCSLCMGNQARVADGATVVSTSTRNFPNRLGNGANVFLASAELAAVASLLGKLPTPDEYQQFMEQVDKTAVDTYRYLNFDQLGQYTDKADSVIFQTAV; encoded by the coding sequence GTGCTAGAAGAATACCGTAAGCACGTTGCCGAGCGTGCTGCCGAAGGGATTGTTCCTAAACCGTTAGATGCTTCCCAAATGGCCGCGCTGGTTGAACTGCTAAAAACCCCTCCTGCGGGTGAAGAAGAATTCCTGTCCGATCTGTTAATTAATCGAGTTCCGCCAGGTGTTGATGAAGCGGCCTATGTAAAAGCCGGATTCCTGGCTGCTGTCGCCAAAGGCGAAGCGACCTCTCCTCTGGTTACTCCTGAAAAAGCCGTTGAACTGTTGGGCACTATGCAGGGTGGTTACAATATCCATCCGCTGATTGATGCGCTTGATGATGACAAACTGGCACCGATTGCCGCGAAAGCCCTGTCGCACACGCTGCTGATGTTCGACAGCTTCCATGATGTTGATGAGAAAGCCAAAGCGGGCAACCCGCATGCGCAACAGGTGCTGCAATCCTGGGCCGATGCTGAATGGTATCTGTCACGTCCTGAGCTGGCAGAAAAAATTACCGTAACGGTATTTAAAGTCACCGGCGAAACCAACACCGATGACCTTTCTCCGGCACCTGATGCCTGGTCACGTCCGGATATCCCACTGCATGCGCTGGCGATGCTGAAAAACCCACGTGAAGGCATCGAACCCGACGATGCGGGTAACGTCGGTCCGATTAAGCAGATTGAAGCGCTGGATAAGAAAGGCTATCCGCTGGCCTACGTCGGCGATGTCGTCGGTACCGGTTCTTCACGTAAATCCGCCACCAACTCGGTGCTGTGGTTTATGGGCGATGACATCCCCTACGTGCCGAACAAAAAAGGCGGCGGCGTGGTGCTCGGCGGTAAAATCGCGCCAATTTTCTTCAATACGATGGAAGATGCCGGTGCACTGCCGATCGAAGTAGACGTCGATAACCTGAATACCGGCGATGTGATTGATATCTATCCTTATAAGGGCGAAGTGCGTAACCATGATACCGATGAGGTACTGGCGAACTTCGAACTGAAAACCGACGTGCTGCTCGACGAAGTGCGTGCCGGTGGCCGTATTCCACTGATTATCGGCCGTGGACTGACCAGCCGCGCGCGTGAAGCGCTGGGTCTGCCACACAGCGATGTGTTCCGCGTGGCGAAGGACGTTGCCGAGAGCAGCCGTGGCTTCTCTCTGGCGCAGAAGATGGTGGGTCGCGCTTGCGGTACTGAAGGCGTGCGTCCAGGCCAGTACTGCGAACCTAAAATGACCTCAGTTGGTTCGCAGGATACCACTGGCCCGATGACGCGCGATGAGCTGAAAGATCTGGCGTGCCTCGGTTTCTCGGCTGACCTGGTGATGCAGTCCTTCTGCCATACCGCAGCCTATCCAAAGCCGGTTGATGTCAGCACTCACCATACGCTGCCTGACTTTATTATGAATCGTGGTGGCGTCTCACTGCGTCCGGGCGACGGTATTATCCACAGCTGGCTGAACCGTATGCTGCTGCCGGATACGGTCGGTACCGGTGGTGATTCCCATACCCGTTTCCCGATTGGCATCTCTTTCCCGGCAGGTTCTGGTCTGGTGGCGTTTGCTGCAGCCACTGGCGTGATGCCGCTGGATATGCCGGAATCAGTGCTGGTGCGCTTTAAAGGCAAAATGCAGCCGGGTATTACCCTGCGCGATCTGGTTCACGCCATTCCGCTGTATGCCATCAAAGCTGGCCTGCTGACCGTTGAGAAGAAAGGTAAGAAAAATATCTTCTCTGGCCGTATCCTGGAAATTGAAGGCTTGCCAGACCTGAAAGTTGAGCAGGCATTTGAATTGTCGGATGCATCGGCAGAGCGTTCTGCTGCCGGCTGTACCATTAAGCTCGGCAAAGATCCGATCATCGAATATCTCAATTCCAACATCGTGCTGCTGAAGTGGATGATTGCTGAAGGCTATGGCGACCGCCGTACGCTGGAGCGCCGTATCCAGGGCATGCAGAAGTGGCTGGACGATCCGCAGCTGCTGGAAGGTGATGCCGATGCGGAATACGCAGCGGTGATCGATATCGATCTGGCTGATATCAAAGAGCCAATCCTGTGTGCGCCAAACGATCCTGATGATGCGCGTCTGCTGTCTGACGTGCAGGGTGAGAAGATCGACGAAGTGTTTATCGGTTCCTGCATGACCAACATTGGTCACTTCCGTGCTGCCGGTAAACTGCTCGATGCGCATAAAGGCCAGTTGCCAACGCGTCTGTGGGTGGCACCGCCAACCAAAATGGATGCGGCTCAGCTGACTGAAGAGGGCTATTACAGTGTGTTCGGTAAGAGCGGAGCGCGTATTGAGATCCCTGGCTGCTCACTCTGTATGGGTAATCAGGCGCGCGTAGCCGATGGGGCGACGGTAGTATCTACCTCAACCCGTAACTTCCCGAACCGTTTAGGCAATGGCGCTAACGTGTTCCTTGCGTCAGCAGAACTGGCAGCTGTGGCTTCACTGCTGGGCAAATTACCCACGCCAGACGAGTATCAGCAGTTTATGGAGCAGGTAGATAAGACCGCGGTGGATACCTACCGTTATCTGAACTTTGACCAGCTGGGCCAGTATACTGATAAAGCGGACAGCGTGATTTTCCAGACTGCTGTCTAA
- the yacL gene encoding protein YacL, whose protein sequence is MEYEFLHDVTGVVKVRMSMGHEVVGHWFNEEVKENLALLDEVEAAVLAIKGSERQWQRVGHEYTLWMDDEEIIIRANQLNFEDEGMEEGMNYYDEESLSFCGVEDFLAVIAAYRLFLQGK, encoded by the coding sequence ATGGAATACGAATTTTTGCATGATGTCACCGGGGTGGTGAAGGTTCGCATGTCGATGGGGCATGAGGTAGTGGGCCACTGGTTTAATGAAGAAGTAAAAGAGAACCTGGCGCTACTGGATGAAGTTGAAGCCGCAGTGTTGGCAATTAAAGGCAGCGAGCGTCAGTGGCAACGTGTCGGGCATGAATACACACTGTGGATGGATGACGAAGAGATCATTATCCGTGCCAATCAGCTGAACTTTGAAGATGAAGGGATGGAAGAGGGCATGAATTACTACGATGAAGAGAGCCTGTCGTTTTGCGGCGTGGAAGATTTTCTGGCGGTGATTGCGGCCTATCGTCTGTTTTTACAGGGTAAGTAG
- a CDS encoding SDR family NAD(P)-dependent oxidoreductase produces MSRHALVTGASSGIGAAITERLLQDGWTVTGLSRTLITHDNSAFHSLSVDLFDSAALKQALDPLKPVDAIIHAAGMMKAAALGELDETVSEQLWQLHIRVAEILANRLAPQLPPGGRIILLGSRTSTGAAGRSQYVTTKSAMKGMVRSWAAELAAKGVTVNIVAPGATATPMLNQPGRESSPPRLPPIGRFIQPQEVAELVSYLLSPLAGAITGQELVICGGASL; encoded by the coding sequence ATGAGTCGCCATGCGCTGGTGACCGGTGCCAGTTCAGGAATTGGCGCAGCTATCACCGAACGATTATTACAGGATGGCTGGACGGTAACGGGCCTGAGCCGCACGCTGATTACGCACGATAACTCTGCTTTTCATTCACTGTCGGTCGACCTGTTTGACAGCGCCGCATTAAAGCAGGCGCTGGACCCGCTGAAGCCGGTTGATGCCATCATCCATGCCGCAGGTATGATGAAAGCAGCCGCGCTGGGCGAGCTTGATGAAACCGTCAGTGAACAGCTGTGGCAACTGCATATCCGGGTGGCTGAGATACTGGCTAACCGGCTGGCACCACAGCTTCCGCCCGGTGGCCGCATTATTCTGCTTGGCAGCCGCACCTCAACCGGTGCCGCCGGACGCAGTCAGTATGTCACCACTAAATCAGCAATGAAGGGGATGGTCAGAAGCTGGGCCGCTGAGCTGGCAGCTAAAGGCGTGACGGTCAATATTGTCGCGCCGGGCGCCACCGCAACCCCCATGCTGAACCAGCCGGGACGCGAAAGCTCGCCGCCCAGGCTGCCGCCGATCGGACGTTTTATTCAGCCACAGGAAGTTGCGGAGCTGGTGAGTTATCTGCTGTCTCCGCTGGCGGGGGCGATTACCGGACAGGAACTGGTGATTTGTGGCGGAGCTTCACTGTAA
- a CDS encoding YhcH/YjgK/YiaL family protein codes for MIIGNLTTLTLATLPHSLWSLLSRPEYSLAALQAHDDGRIQPPNESWFCHIGPAQTAPRATRHTEFHRQYLDIQVMLAGEEIIHFSCADARQQPAEERKPDLFILENPQLTQSIHLRAGDFVTFYPGEAHQALCAVDEPATVRKAVFKIPLALLNPEATI; via the coding sequence ATGATCATAGGTAATTTAACCACTCTGACGCTGGCGACCTTACCCCACTCGCTCTGGTCACTGCTTTCGCGCCCGGAATACAGTCTCGCCGCACTGCAAGCTCATGATGACGGACGCATTCAGCCGCCCAATGAGAGCTGGTTTTGTCATATTGGCCCGGCGCAAACCGCACCACGGGCAACGCGCCATACTGAGTTTCATCGGCAATATCTTGATATTCAGGTGATGCTCGCTGGCGAAGAGATAATTCATTTCTCCTGCGCTGATGCCCGACAGCAGCCAGCAGAGGAGCGTAAGCCCGACCTGTTTATCCTTGAAAATCCACAGCTGACGCAATCGATTCATCTGCGGGCCGGTGATTTTGTCACTTTTTATCCTGGTGAAGCGCATCAGGCGCTGTGCGCAGTCGATGAACCCGCCACGGTCAGAAAAGCAGTCTTTAAAATTCCACTGGCGCTGCTTAATCCCGAGGCCACGATATGA
- a CDS encoding sialidase family protein has translation MTQQTVTLERSGVLGQAGEDAQQLTAMLPSDCPQNHAANLLPLPDGDVLCCWFAGTQEGIADISIYCSRLEKGSDRWSPAVKLSEDPTRSEQNPLLFLDPDNQLWLMYTAQKSGNQDTAIVRYRQSTDFGRSWGPIATLLDQPGTFIRQPVVVLNNGDWLLPVFYCRTQPGEKWTGNNDDSAVKISSDKGKSWRDVAVPASTGCVHMNITLLNDGTLLALYRSRWADAIYQSRSTDGGQSWSEPQATELPNNNSSIQVTTLKNGHLALVFNPMSAAGATERRTSLYDEIEDEDDVAVAVEPPVHTGRSAFWGAPRAPMTVAVSTDGGKSWPYQRNLDEGDGYCMTNNSQQKLNREFSYPTIKQGINGELHIAYTYYRQAIKYVRINEQWITG, from the coding sequence ATGACTCAGCAAACCGTCACCCTTGAACGCAGCGGCGTACTCGGCCAGGCCGGAGAGGATGCGCAGCAACTGACTGCGATGCTGCCTTCCGACTGCCCGCAGAATCATGCCGCCAATCTGCTGCCGTTGCCGGATGGCGATGTGCTCTGCTGCTGGTTCGCCGGCACGCAGGAAGGGATCGCCGATATCTCTATTTACTGTTCCCGGCTGGAAAAAGGCAGCGACCGCTGGTCGCCAGCGGTGAAATTATCCGAGGATCCCACCCGATCCGAGCAAAATCCGCTGCTGTTCCTCGATCCTGACAACCAGCTGTGGCTGATGTATACCGCCCAGAAATCGGGCAATCAGGACACTGCGATTGTCCGCTATCGTCAGTCAACGGATTTTGGCCGCAGCTGGGGACCGATTGCCACACTGCTCGATCAGCCCGGCACTTTTATCCGCCAGCCGGTAGTGGTGCTGAACAATGGCGACTGGCTGCTGCCGGTATTTTATTGCCGTACCCAGCCGGGCGAAAAGTGGACGGGAAATAATGACGACAGCGCGGTAAAAATTTCCAGCGATAAAGGTAAAAGCTGGCGCGATGTGGCCGTACCCGCCAGTACCGGCTGCGTGCACATGAACATTACCCTGCTGAACGACGGCACACTGCTGGCGCTGTATCGCAGCCGCTGGGCTGACGCCATTTATCAGAGCCGCTCCACTGACGGTGGCCAGAGCTGGTCTGAGCCGCAAGCTACTGAGCTGCCGAATAATAACTCCTCGATTCAGGTAACTACGCTGAAAAATGGTCATCTGGCGCTGGTGTTTAACCCTATGAGTGCCGCCGGTGCGACCGAACGTCGTACCTCGCTATATGACGAAATTGAGGATGAAGATGATGTTGCCGTGGCAGTTGAACCGCCAGTGCACACCGGGCGTAGCGCTTTCTGGGGTGCGCCACGTGCGCCAATGACGGTGGCGGTTTCCACCGATGGCGGTAAAAGCTGGCCGTATCAACGCAACCTTGATGAGGGTGACGGCTACTGCATGACCAATAACTCACAGCAGAAGCTGAATCGCGAATTCTCCTATCCGACCATCAAACAAGGGATTAATGGCGAGCTGCATATTGCCTACACCTATTATCGCCAGGCGATCAAATACGTTCGCATTAACGAACAGTGGATAACCGGTTAA